Proteins encoded within one genomic window of Lycium ferocissimum isolate CSIRO_LF1 unplaced genomic scaffold, AGI_CSIRO_Lferr_CH_V1 ctg10515, whole genome shotgun sequence:
- the LOC132041529 gene encoding putative cytochrome c biosynthesis ccmC-like mitochondrial protein yields the protein MSLSLLQPSFLMSKTRSYAQILIGSRLFLTAMAIHLSLRVAPLDLQQGGNSRIPYVHVPAARMSILVYIVTAINTFLFLLTKHPLFLRSSGTGTEIGAFSTLFTLVTGGFRGKPMWGTFWVWDARLTSVFILFLIYLGALRFQKLSVEPAPISIRAGPIDIPIIKSSVNWWNTLHQPGSISRSGTSIHVPMPIPILSNFANSPFSTRILFVLETRLPIPSFLESPLTEEIEAREGIPKPISLAESFCIHG from the coding sequence ATGTCCCTTTCGTTATTACAACCTTCTTTTTTGATGTCAAAGACCAGAAGCTACGCGCAAATTCTCATTGGATCTCGGTTGTTCTTAACAGCGATGGCTATTCATTTAAGTCTTCGGGTAGCACCACTAGATCTTCAACAAGGTGGAAATTCTCGTATTCCGTATGTACATGTTCCTGCGGCTCGGATGAGTATTCTTGTTTATATCGTTACGGCTATAAACACTTTTTTGTTCCTATTAACAAAACATCCCCTTTTTCTTCGCTCTTCCGGAACCGGTACAGAAATAGGTGCTTTTTCTACGTTGTTTACCTTAGTTACTGGGGGGTTTCGGGGAAAACCTATGTGGGGCACCTTTTGGGTGTGGGATGCTCGTTTAACCTCTGTATTCATCTTGTTCCTTATTTACCTGGGTGCACTGCGTTTTCAAAAGCTTTCTGTCGAACCGGCTCCTATTTCAATCCGTGCTGGACCGATCGATATACCAATAATCAAGTCTTCAGTCAACTGGTGGAATACATTGCATCAACCTGGGAGCATTAGCCGATCTGGTACATCAATACATGTTCCTATGCCCATTCCAATCTTGTCTAACTTTGCTAACTCCCCCTTCTCAACCCGTATCTTGTTCGTTCTGGAAACACGTCTTCCTATTCCATCTTTTCTCGAATCTCCTTTAACGGAAGAAATAGAAGCTCGAGAAGGAATACCAAAACCTATTTCACTCGCTGAGTCTTTTTGCATCCATGGCTGA